One Pleurocapsa sp. PCC 7327 DNA segment encodes these proteins:
- the amrS gene encoding AmmeMemoRadiSam system radical SAM enzyme has product MKEAMLYEKLADNRVRCHLCAHRCLIADGKMGICQVRENEGGKLYTLVYGRTISQNIDPVEKKPLFHFYPGSTAYSIATPGCNFRCAWCQNWEISQMPRLGHIIAGYEATPEQIVADAQRFGCHSVAYTYTEPTIFFEYTYDTARLARAAGLANIYVTNGYMTAEMLETIQPYLDAANIDLKAFRDRTYRHYIGARLQPVLDSLKTMKRLGIWLEVTTLAIPGINDDPAELRDAAQFIAQELGVDTPWHLSRFFPDYKLTDVPPTALDKLRQAREIGLAAGLRYVYIGNVPDAESQNTYCPGCGSVLIERSGLGMLDNRIQDGCCPDCGFAIAGVGMHGGSFASGVVV; this is encoded by the coding sequence ATGAAAGAAGCAATGCTTTATGAAAAGCTAGCAGACAATCGAGTTCGCTGCCATCTGTGCGCCCATCGTTGCCTCATCGCCGATGGCAAAATGGGGATTTGTCAAGTTCGCGAAAATGAAGGCGGAAAGCTTTATACGCTGGTTTACGGGCGCACGATTAGCCAAAATATAGACCCAGTAGAGAAAAAGCCGTTGTTTCATTTTTATCCGGGTTCGACCGCTTATTCGATCGCCACCCCAGGTTGTAACTTTCGCTGTGCCTGGTGCCAAAATTGGGAGATTTCCCAAATGCCGCGTCTCGGGCATATCATTGCTGGCTATGAGGCAACCCCCGAACAAATCGTGGCTGATGCACAGCGCTTCGGCTGTCACAGTGTTGCTTACACCTACACGGAGCCGACCATCTTTTTCGAGTATACCTATGATACGGCACGACTCGCTCGTGCGGCTGGTTTAGCCAACATTTACGTGACTAACGGCTACATGACCGCTGAAATGTTGGAGACCATCCAACCTTATCTGGATGCTGCCAATATTGACCTGAAAGCATTTCGCGATCGAACCTATCGGCACTATATCGGGGCGCGGCTACAGCCAGTGCTAGACAGTCTCAAGACAATGAAACGGCTGGGGATTTGGCTCGAAGTGACGACCTTGGCAATCCCCGGCATCAATGACGATCCGGCAGAGTTGAGGGATGCCGCGCAATTCATCGCTCAAGAGCTTGGTGTGGATACCCCCTGGCATCTCAGCCGCTTCTTCCCGGATTACAAGCTGACCGATGTGCCACCGACAGCGCTAGATAAGCTGCGTCAGGCACGGGAAATCGGACTGGCAGCCGGGCTAAGATACGTCTACATAGGCAATGTCCCCGATGCGGAGAGCCAGAACACTTACTGTCCCGGATGCGGTAGCGTACTGATTGAGCGCAGTGGTTTGGGAATGTTAGACAACCGAATCCAAGATGGATGCTGCCCGGATTGTGGATTCGCGATCGCGGGGGTTGGGATGCATGGTGGATCGTTTGCGTCAGGAGTCGTCGTTTAG
- a CDS encoding alpha/beta fold hydrolase has translation MNYLTWLSKGASLYFSQLDRSRRWLARQLAEFGLGAVETPFQIIFSEPGIGLRSYRSDWESGPVMLIVPAPIKSASIWDLSPSVSVVRHCLRAGLQIYLIEWEPPGEAQRDFGLSEYADRLILDCLEQISLETGQSQIFLAGHSLGGTLAAIFCALHPERVKGLILLGSPLGFGSSSGILASFVAASPKTSFLTAALGNVPGSFLSIVSGTIAPVPLGFDRWLDWILSLRDRHARLTHLRVVHWTLEEMPMAQHLFEEVVEKLYREDRFLSGTLRVGGKLALPEQVTASVLSVVDARCRLVPPQSVVPFHQAIRHPDSQLLWYEGDTGVALQHVGMLVGRQAHLHIWPQAIRWIQTHS, from the coding sequence ATGAACTATTTAACCTGGTTAAGTAAGGGAGCTTCCCTCTATTTTTCCCAACTAGATCGTTCTCGCCGATGGCTCGCACGCCAACTCGCTGAGTTCGGGTTAGGAGCAGTAGAAACTCCGTTTCAGATTATTTTTTCCGAACCTGGGATCGGGCTTCGCTCCTATAGATCCGACTGGGAGAGCGGGCCAGTAATGCTAATCGTTCCCGCCCCGATTAAAAGCGCATCGATTTGGGATTTGAGTCCCTCGGTCAGCGTTGTGCGGCATTGCCTTCGGGCAGGATTGCAAATATACCTTATCGAGTGGGAGCCGCCAGGAGAAGCTCAACGAGATTTTGGTTTGTCGGAATATGCTGACCGCCTTATTCTAGACTGCTTGGAACAGATCTCGCTGGAGACCGGACAATCACAGATTTTCCTAGCCGGGCATTCCTTGGGAGGAACTCTCGCTGCCATCTTTTGCGCCCTCCACCCCGAACGAGTCAAAGGACTGATCCTCCTGGGATCTCCTCTTGGTTTTGGTTCGTCGTCGGGAATTCTGGCTTCTTTCGTAGCAGCTTCTCCCAAAACTTCTTTTTTAACGGCAGCTCTGGGAAATGTTCCCGGCTCATTTCTCTCTATCGTCTCCGGAACTATCGCTCCAGTCCCCCTCGGATTTGACCGATGGCTGGATTGGATTTTAAGCCTTCGGGATCGCCACGCCCGATTGACCCACCTGCGGGTCGTCCACTGGACGCTCGAAGAGATGCCGATGGCACAGCATCTTTTTGAAGAAGTTGTTGAGAAATTGTATCGCGAAGATCGCTTTCTGAGCGGAACCTTAAGAGTTGGGGGAAAGCTGGCTCTGCCAGAGCAGGTGACGGCTTCGGTGCTGAGCGTGGTAGATGCGCGATGCCGACTCGTTCCGCCTCAGTCCGTCGTGCCATTCCATCAAGCCATTCGCCATCCCGATTCTCAACTGCTTTGGTATGAAGGAGACACGGGAGTCGCTCTGCAACACGTCGGGATGCTCGTCGGACGGCAGGCTCATCTGCACATTTGGCCGCAAGCGATTCGCTGGATTCAAACTCATTCGTGA
- a CDS encoding bifunctional acetate--CoA ligase family protein/GNAT family N-acetyltransferase, producing MIKPFKPTTDPAYDIFRSERQPLNSILAPETIAVFGATEKEGSVGRTLLWNLISNPFGGTVFPINPARRSVLGIKAYPNIKAVPEPVELAVIATPAPTVPGIIGECVEAGVKGAIIISAGFKEIGSAGLDLERQIIEKARGKMRIIGPNCLGVMNPHTGLNATFASAIARPGNVGFISQSGALCTAVLDWSFSENVGFSAFISTGTMLDVGWGDLIDYLGSDPYTQSIIIYMESIGDARSFLSAAREVALTKPIIVIKAGQTQAAAKASASHTGAMAGSDEVIDAAFRRCGVLRVNRISELFALAEVLAKHPRLPKGPRLTIITNAGGPGVLATDTLIATGGELAELSETTIAQLNECLPPHWSHGNPIDILGDANPERYAKAVEIALKDPGSDGLLVILTPQAMTDPTQTAEQLKHLAKKADKPVLASWMGGDQIAAGESILNRAGISTYRYPDSAARLFNFMWRYSYNLSGIYETPTIPPDEEGVPNRVLAEAIIKSVRHKGRTILTELESKRILSAYGLPVIQTAIAENETEAVELANAIGYPVVLKLLSETITHKTDVGGVQLNLLSAEDVKWAYRAIETSVREKAGKEHFLGVTVQPMLNLNGGYELIVGSSVDPQFGPVLLFGSGGQLVEVFRDRALALPPLNTTLARRMMEQTKIYKALKGVRGRKSVDLRALEHLIVRFSQLVVEQPWIREIDINPLFVSSEQMMVLDARIVLHPEEVTEGRLPKLAIRPYPLQYVALWKMEDGTPVTIRPIRPEDEPQMVQFYQTLSEQSIYLRYFHLMALSRLTTHEWLTRLCFIDYDREMALVAEHRNPATGTPEILAVGRLSKLPGVNEGEFAMLVSDPYQRLGLGTELLKRLVQVGRDEQLERISAEILPENHAMQRVCEKVGFRLRRTPELVKAEIDL from the coding sequence ATGATAAAGCCCTTTAAACCCACTACCGATCCGGCTTACGATATTTTCCGCTCCGAGCGCCAGCCCCTCAACTCCATCTTGGCACCGGAGACGATAGCCGTGTTCGGGGCTACCGAAAAAGAAGGAAGTGTGGGGCGAACTTTACTGTGGAACCTAATCAGCAACCCATTTGGCGGTACGGTTTTTCCCATCAATCCCGCCCGACGCAGTGTCCTGGGCATTAAAGCCTACCCCAATATCAAGGCAGTCCCAGAACCAGTGGAGCTAGCGGTCATTGCTACTCCCGCACCGACAGTGCCCGGCATCATTGGAGAGTGCGTTGAAGCTGGTGTCAAAGGTGCGATTATCATTTCTGCGGGCTTTAAAGAAATCGGCTCGGCGGGACTCGATTTAGAGCGGCAAATCATCGAGAAAGCACGGGGCAAGATGCGCATTATCGGTCCCAATTGCCTTGGAGTCATGAATCCGCATACGGGTCTCAATGCCACTTTTGCCAGCGCAATAGCTCGTCCCGGAAATGTTGGCTTTATCAGTCAGAGCGGTGCCCTATGTACTGCTGTCCTCGATTGGAGCTTTTCTGAGAATGTCGGTTTTAGTGCCTTTATTTCCACTGGCACGATGCTAGATGTGGGTTGGGGCGATCTGATTGACTATCTCGGTAGCGATCCCTACACTCAGAGCATTATTATTTACATGGAGTCGATAGGTGATGCCCGATCTTTCCTCTCTGCGGCAAGGGAGGTGGCATTAACTAAGCCAATCATCGTCATCAAAGCGGGTCAGACGCAAGCAGCAGCTAAGGCATCCGCCTCCCATACCGGAGCCATGGCAGGTAGTGACGAAGTTATCGATGCTGCCTTTCGCCGCTGCGGGGTGCTGCGGGTCAATCGCATTTCAGAACTGTTCGCTCTGGCAGAGGTACTAGCCAAACATCCCCGCTTGCCCAAAGGGCCTCGACTGACCATTATCACCAATGCTGGAGGACCGGGGGTACTGGCGACTGATACCTTAATTGCCACGGGAGGCGAACTGGCAGAACTTTCTGAAACAACAATTGCCCAACTCAACGAATGTCTGCCCCCTCACTGGAGTCATGGCAACCCGATTGACATTCTAGGTGACGCGAACCCAGAACGCTATGCCAAAGCCGTAGAGATTGCCCTCAAAGATCCGGGCAGTGACGGTTTACTGGTGATTCTAACTCCCCAAGCCATGACCGATCCCACCCAGACAGCCGAACAGTTGAAACATCTCGCTAAAAAGGCTGACAAACCCGTCTTGGCTAGTTGGATGGGGGGAGATCAGATAGCAGCGGGTGAGTCTATTCTCAATCGCGCTGGCATTTCCACCTATCGCTATCCCGATTCAGCAGCGCGGCTCTTTAATTTCATGTGGCGATACAGCTACAACTTGAGCGGCATCTACGAAACTCCGACGATACCCCCAGATGAGGAAGGAGTGCCTAATCGCGTTCTGGCAGAAGCGATTATCAAATCAGTGCGCCACAAAGGTAGAACTATTCTCACCGAACTGGAATCTAAACGCATTCTGTCCGCCTACGGTCTTCCTGTTATCCAGACGGCGATAGCCGAGAATGAAACCGAAGCAGTAGAATTAGCTAACGCTATCGGCTATCCCGTAGTGCTGAAACTCCTGTCGGAAACCATTACCCATAAAACCGATGTAGGTGGGGTGCAGTTGAATCTCCTTAGCGCAGAAGATGTCAAATGGGCTTATCGTGCCATTGAAACATCGGTGAGAGAAAAAGCTGGGAAGGAGCATTTCCTAGGAGTAACCGTACAGCCAATGCTCAACCTCAATGGCGGTTATGAACTAATCGTCGGTAGTAGCGTCGATCCCCAATTTGGACCAGTGCTGCTGTTTGGCTCCGGGGGACAACTGGTAGAGGTGTTTAGAGATCGAGCGCTAGCGCTACCTCCTCTCAATACAACCCTGGCGCGGCGGATGATGGAACAAACCAAAATTTATAAAGCCCTCAAAGGAGTCCGAGGACGCAAATCTGTGGATCTTCGCGCTTTAGAGCATCTGATAGTTCGATTCAGCCAGCTTGTGGTCGAGCAGCCTTGGATTAGAGAAATTGACATCAATCCTCTGTTCGTCTCTTCAGAACAGATGATGGTGCTGGATGCCCGGATCGTGCTTCACCCAGAAGAGGTCACAGAAGGCCGACTTCCCAAACTAGCAATTCGTCCCTATCCACTCCAATACGTCGCACTATGGAAGATGGAAGATGGCACCCCCGTCACGATTCGCCCCATTCGACCCGAAGATGAGCCGCAAATGGTTCAATTCTACCAAACCCTCTCCGAGCAAAGTATCTATTTGCGTTACTTCCATCTGATGGCACTGAGTCGGCTCACTACCCACGAGTGGTTAACCCGCCTCTGCTTTATTGACTACGACCGCGAGATGGCACTGGTGGCAGAGCACCGAAATCCGGCAACTGGAACCCCCGAAATCCTAGCAGTAGGTCGCTTAAGTAAATTGCCAGGGGTGAACGAGGGTGAATTCGCTATGCTGGTCAGCGATCCATACCAGCGTCTTGGCTTAGGGACTGAGTTGCTGAAACGACTGGTACAAGTTGGTCGCGACGAGCAATTAGAGCGGATCTCGGCTGAAATTTTGCCTGAAAATCATGCCATGCAGCGAGTGTGTGAAAAAGTCGGTTTTCGCCTCCGTCGCACTCCTGAGTTAGTGAAAGCAGAGATTGATTTATGA
- a CDS encoding DMT family transporter — MQGILTVLLSAFFLTFHNITVRVLFSEHLFLGLFLLGGYVKPNLPNSFLLMFMRMLLVVPLIIVLAIRLYPSALKEFRDLFVRDRRDALMQAFGCGVLMFVYIASLYIAIGLIPTGIAMTLFFTYPVFTALLSWKFFGDRPTFFRWIIMGMILAGSALTIPRSSATNNHYAIASGILASIGSGIVYAFYNVIAQKCFERLHPIPFTWISFASTLLLSGISLLFWQLPDARLAWTPLWIGSIFSGLVSFIGHTLNNIGIRIIGATAASIIGSSSPALTALLAWATIRETLDGIQIVGIGIVTLGIALLSGERTFWTERD; from the coding sequence GTGCAGGGAATTCTAACAGTTCTTCTATCCGCCTTTTTCTTAACTTTCCACAACATTACTGTCCGAGTTCTGTTTTCAGAGCATCTCTTTCTTGGTTTATTCCTACTCGGCGGATATGTTAAACCCAATTTGCCTAATTCATTTTTGCTGATGTTTATGCGGATGCTGTTAGTAGTTCCACTAATAATAGTTCTCGCTATCCGGCTGTATCCATCGGCTTTAAAAGAATTCCGAGACTTATTTGTCCGCGATCGCAGGGATGCTCTGATGCAAGCATTTGGCTGTGGCGTGTTGATGTTTGTCTACATTGCCTCGCTCTATATTGCCATTGGTTTGATTCCGACTGGAATTGCCATGACGCTCTTCTTTACCTATCCAGTTTTTACGGCATTACTATCCTGGAAGTTTTTTGGCGATCGTCCTACGTTTTTTCGCTGGATAATCATGGGCATGATTTTGGCAGGCAGTGCCCTTACTATTCCCCGGTCTTCTGCCACTAATAACCATTATGCGATTGCGAGCGGCATTCTCGCCAGTATCGGTTCTGGGATCGTTTATGCTTTTTACAATGTGATTGCCCAAAAATGTTTTGAAAGACTGCACCCGATCCCCTTTACTTGGATTAGTTTTGCCTCTACACTGCTGCTTTCTGGCATTAGCTTATTGTTTTGGCAGCTTCCCGATGCTCGACTTGCATGGACTCCCTTGTGGATTGGCAGTATCTTTTCAGGTTTGGTCAGCTTTATCGGACATACCCTCAACAATATCGGCATTCGTATAATTGGTGCAACTGCCGCTTCTATAATTGGTTCTAGTAGTCCGGCATTGACGGCACTACTCGCATGGGCAACAATTCGCGAAACTCTTGATGGGATTCAGATTGTCGGAATTGGCATCGTCACGCTAGGGATTGCTTTGCTCAGTGGAGAACGAACTTTTTGGACTGAACGTGATTAA
- the ftsH gene encoding ATP-dependent zinc metalloprotease FtsH encodes MPIDTNNNRRLKMPEPKQFGGSLILLFALLILFNLFLLQGPRYPTTAYSDFIAQVEAGQVERAEIGPERIRYILKTDRGADRTGIQPGQVFDTIPVPTDFELPKLLREHNVKYFVRPPSGMGWLRTVLGWVVPPLIFVGIWAWLLSRSQGAGPAALTIGKSKARIYSEGSTGVTFDDVAGVDEAKAELQEIVDFLKNAGKYTRLGAKIPKGVLLVGPPGTGKTLLARAIAGEAGVPFFSISGSEFIELFVGLGAARVRDLFEQAKQQAPCIVFIDELDALGRSRAGAGFPLGGTEEREQTLNQLLSEMDGFDPNTGVILLAATNRPEILDPALLRPGRFDRQVVVDRPDKSGREAILRVHSKTVKLAEDVDLAKLAARTPGFAGADLANLVNEAALLAARRNRDTVTMTDFNEAIERIVTGLEKKSRVLNDLEKKTVAYHEVGHAIIGALMPGAGTVEKISVVPRGVGALGYTLQLPEEDRFLMIENELRGRIVTLLGGRSAEELIFGQVSTGASDDIQKATDLAERFVTLYGMSDELGPIAFERTQQQFLEGTINPRRSVSPKVAEEIDREVKEIVDSAHHIALTILAKNRNLLEEMATALLDSETLEGENLKEWLSRAQSCTEVTQWLQTGKLSPGTQLMQTKLDNQQSVAVAALGS; translated from the coding sequence ATGCCTATCGATACAAATAACAATCGTCGTCTGAAAATGCCTGAGCCAAAGCAGTTTGGCGGCAGCTTGATTCTCCTATTCGCGCTCCTTATTCTTTTTAATTTGTTTTTATTGCAAGGACCTCGGTATCCTACAACAGCCTATAGCGATTTTATTGCTCAGGTAGAAGCGGGTCAGGTCGAGCGGGCGGAAATCGGTCCCGAACGAATCCGATACATTTTGAAAACCGATCGCGGTGCCGATCGAACTGGGATTCAACCCGGTCAAGTTTTTGACACCATTCCCGTGCCTACAGATTTTGAATTGCCCAAGCTGCTAAGGGAGCATAATGTCAAATACTTTGTTCGACCTCCAAGTGGTATGGGCTGGCTCCGAACGGTATTGGGTTGGGTTGTCCCACCTCTTATTTTCGTTGGCATTTGGGCTTGGCTGCTCAGCCGCAGTCAAGGGGCTGGTCCTGCTGCTTTAACCATTGGGAAGAGCAAGGCTCGTATTTACTCTGAAGGCAGCACGGGCGTGACGTTTGATGATGTGGCTGGGGTGGATGAAGCGAAAGCAGAACTGCAAGAGATTGTCGATTTTCTCAAAAATGCCGGTAAATATACTCGTTTGGGTGCTAAAATCCCCAAAGGCGTGTTGCTAGTTGGTCCCCCAGGAACGGGTAAAACTTTACTAGCAAGAGCAATCGCCGGAGAGGCTGGCGTTCCCTTTTTCAGCATTTCAGGTTCCGAGTTTATTGAATTATTCGTCGGTCTTGGGGCAGCACGAGTACGCGACCTATTTGAGCAGGCAAAGCAACAAGCCCCCTGCATCGTTTTCATTGACGAATTGGACGCTCTTGGCAGATCGCGGGCAGGTGCTGGGTTTCCTTTAGGCGGCACCGAGGAGCGAGAACAAACCCTCAACCAACTTCTCTCCGAAATGGATGGCTTCGATCCCAATACCGGCGTTATTCTCTTGGCTGCTACAAACCGCCCTGAGATTCTCGATCCGGCGCTCTTGCGCCCTGGTCGGTTTGACCGTCAGGTTGTCGTCGATCGCCCGGATAAAAGCGGTCGAGAGGCAATTTTAAGAGTCCATTCCAAAACCGTAAAACTGGCTGAAGATGTTGACTTGGCGAAACTGGCAGCCCGCACGCCAGGGTTTGCGGGGGCAGATCTGGCGAATCTCGTCAATGAAGCCGCGCTGTTAGCAGCCCGGAGGAACCGCGATACAGTCACTATGACTGACTTTAACGAAGCGATCGAGCGAATTGTGACCGGGCTGGAGAAAAAATCTCGCGTCTTGAACGATCTTGAGAAAAAGACAGTAGCATATCACGAAGTCGGTCATGCGATTATTGGAGCGCTGATGCCAGGTGCAGGCACGGTTGAGAAAATCTCGGTTGTTCCCCGTGGAGTTGGAGCTTTGGGCTATACGTTACAATTACCGGAGGAAGATCGCTTCTTGATGATCGAAAATGAGCTTCGGGGTCGGATTGTGACTCTTTTAGGCGGACGCTCGGCAGAAGAATTGATCTTCGGTCAGGTTTCCACGGGAGCGAGCGATGATATTCAAAAAGCCACCGATCTGGCTGAGCGATTTGTCACTCTCTACGGGATGAGTGATGAACTCGGACCTATTGCTTTCGAGAGAACCCAACAACAATTTTTGGAAGGAACTATTAATCCTCGGCGTTCGGTCAGCCCTAAAGTCGCTGAAGAGATCGATCGCGAAGTGAAGGAGATTGTCGATAGCGCACATCACATCGCGCTGACGATCTTAGCTAAGAATCGGAATCTGCTCGAAGAGATGGCGACTGCGCTCCTCGATAGCGAAACCTTGGAGGGAGAAAACCTCAAAGAGTGGCTTAGCCGGGCACAATCTTGTACGGAGGTGACTCAATGGTTACAAACTGGCAAACTTTCTCCTGGAACGCAGTTGATGCAAACGAAACTCGATAACCAACAATCGGTTGCTGTAGCTGCTCTTGGAAGTTAG